The following are from one region of the Pogoniulus pusillus isolate bPogPus1 chromosome 33, bPogPus1.pri, whole genome shotgun sequence genome:
- the NDUFAF4 gene encoding NADH dehydrogenase [ubiquinone] 1 alpha subcomplex assembly factor 4, with translation MGARVTRVFRTFNVESRARREISKEKPTPAPRHPTPRRNELAEHPEIEAEVCRKDTRLLSLLKDVYVESRDPPSRVKDGGGEHLPSKLEEKRLTKLGHLGDLDVKKVSKGRISIVEALTLLNNHKLHPQTWTAEKIAVEYSLELKDVHSLLEFFIPFTVQEFPKETKKAIKPIQK, from the exons ATGGGCGCGCGGGTGACACGCGTGTTCCGGACCTTCAACGTGGAGAGCCGCGCCCGCCGCGAGATCAGCAAAGAGAAGCCCACGCCCGCGCCGCGGCACCCCACGCCGCGTCGCAACGAGCTGGCCG AGCACCCCGAGATAGAAGCAGAAGTCTGCCGGAAGGACACCAGGCTCCTCAGCTTGCTGAAAGATGTTTATGTGGAGTCCAGAGACCCCCCTTCACGG GTAAAAGATGGAGGTGGTGAGCATCTTCCATCTAAACTGGAGGAAAAGAGACTTACAAAACTGGGCCATCTGGGAGATCTAGATGTTAAGAAAGTTTCTAAAGGCAGAATTTCCATTGTGGAGGCTCTGACGCTTCTTAACAATCATAAACTTCATCCTCAAACATGGACTGCAGAGAAAATAGCAGTGGAATACAGTCTGGAACTGAAGGACGTCCACTCTCTTCTGGAATTCTTCATTCCTTTTACCGTGCAAGAGTTtcctaaagaaacaaaaaaagctaTAAAGCCAATACAAAAATAA